One segment of Anatilimnocola aggregata DNA contains the following:
- a CDS encoding nucleoside recognition domain-containing protein, with product MRSAQGSTVVVIGKESVGKSQLLASLTGCAASVGNFRGTTVSCDCYQCRGKTFVDTPGIVRQSDSETTRLALDRLQASEVVLLVAQATHLDDDLAEMLPLAAGKRGIVAVTFWDKVRQTSQVHEGLALLSRRSGLSIVPLDARAIDRGVREAVFAALEDSQAFPPSGTLPRVGWRVEPRAGIFEIPIIGTIVAAALLLIPAILAITTANWFAGITDAVVRSFLAPLVQWLNSSSVEGSLARAILAGDFGLFTMGPALFVWAAPTVLLYSAMLGAYKASGLIDRLDVALHPVARPLGLAGRDIIRVLMGFGCNVPAVISTRSCSNCSRGTCISAIAFGSACSYQLPAVLAVFSAIGQPQLTFAYLGYLFLTTCLYLRIFSPAVARSPLNQLLLSHRTFLSWPAPSSIWREMRLTIYQFFFRAMPIFVLISMATSILVWLNVLPWLAENLGHLLAAFRLPGEASLPIIMASLRKDGILLFLGGGSSASTPLTPLQALAGVYLASTLLPCLVTVWTIAREQSGKFAAWLVIRQAIAACTFTLVLVWAGYLLGW from the coding sequence ATGAGGTCCGCCCAAGGTTCAACGGTCGTTGTGATTGGCAAAGAGAGTGTCGGTAAGTCTCAACTATTGGCGTCGTTAACGGGGTGTGCGGCATCGGTCGGGAATTTCCGGGGAACTACAGTTTCGTGCGACTGCTATCAATGCCGGGGAAAAACGTTTGTCGATACTCCTGGAATTGTTCGTCAGTCAGATTCGGAAACAACTCGACTGGCCCTGGATCGTTTGCAAGCATCGGAAGTGGTGCTGCTGGTGGCGCAGGCAACGCATCTCGATGACGATCTCGCGGAAATGTTGCCTCTGGCAGCGGGAAAACGCGGAATTGTTGCGGTGACATTCTGGGACAAGGTCCGGCAAACGTCCCAAGTCCATGAAGGCCTAGCTCTCCTTTCACGCAGGTCGGGCCTCTCGATCGTTCCACTCGATGCGAGGGCGATTGATCGCGGCGTCCGCGAAGCCGTGTTTGCGGCACTCGAAGACTCGCAGGCATTTCCGCCAAGTGGAACGCTGCCTCGCGTCGGCTGGCGAGTTGAACCGCGCGCGGGCATCTTCGAGATTCCGATCATCGGGACCATTGTGGCCGCGGCACTGCTGTTGATTCCTGCAATTCTTGCGATCACTACTGCCAACTGGTTTGCCGGAATCACCGACGCCGTTGTCAGGAGTTTTCTGGCACCACTAGTTCAGTGGCTCAACTCGTCCAGCGTTGAAGGCTCTTTGGCCAGAGCAATTCTGGCGGGTGACTTTGGTCTGTTCACCATGGGGCCTGCGCTATTTGTGTGGGCAGCTCCGACGGTGCTTCTTTACTCGGCGATGCTGGGTGCATATAAGGCAAGTGGTCTGATCGATCGACTCGATGTAGCGCTTCATCCCGTGGCGCGACCGTTGGGTCTCGCGGGGCGCGACATCATCCGCGTTTTGATGGGCTTCGGCTGCAATGTGCCGGCTGTGATCAGCACCCGTTCCTGCAGTAATTGTTCACGCGGCACCTGCATTTCCGCCATCGCCTTTGGCTCGGCCTGCTCTTATCAATTGCCCGCTGTTTTGGCGGTGTTCTCGGCCATCGGACAGCCACAATTGACGTTCGCCTATCTGGGCTATTTGTTCTTGACCACGTGTCTCTATTTGCGGATCTTCAGTCCCGCGGTGGCTCGTTCGCCGTTGAATCAACTATTGCTATCGCACCGGACATTCCTCAGCTGGCCAGCACCTTCGAGCATCTGGCGAGAAATGCGTTTGACGATTTACCAGTTCTTCTTCCGGGCTATGCCGATCTTCGTGCTTATCTCGATGGCCACCTCGATCCTTGTGTGGCTGAATGTGCTGCCGTGGCTGGCTGAGAACTTGGGTCATCTGCTGGCCGCATTTCGTTTGCCAGGCGAAGCTTCCTTGCCGATAATCATGGCGTCGCTCAGAAAAGACGGAATCCTGTTGTTTCTGGGTGGCGGTAGCAGTGCCTCAACTCCGCTAACTCCCTTGCAGGCACTGGCGGGCGTCTATCTCGCCAGTACCCTTCTGCCCTGCCTCGTTACGGTCTGGACGATTGCCCGCGAGCAGTCTGGGAAGTTCGCTGCTTGGCTCGTGATTCGGCAGGCAATTGCAGCGTGTACATTCACGTTGGTGCTGGTCTGGGCCGGATATTTGCTGGGCTGGTAG
- a CDS encoding DUF58 domain-containing protein — protein MLGTRAFRAGDLLRHVHWAQTARQGKLIVAERQANLSKEVRVSFDTDTINHFGVGTNASFEWAIRIAASFCQTLLRHDIALTLVAGDQRIRPVAGEPGQQQLLELFARLKLQDDGDFSDGGKIPSQTRGDRLSPALEIVITTERGIARWSQEQSANRIVVCLQVNEGQHGSTETCLPVIVSESLFESFSSQWQDFQRRELAHA, from the coding sequence GTGCTCGGAACCCGAGCGTTTCGCGCCGGCGACCTGTTGCGACACGTTCATTGGGCTCAGACCGCGCGGCAAGGAAAGCTCATCGTCGCCGAACGGCAGGCCAACCTAAGTAAGGAAGTTCGGGTGAGTTTCGATACCGACACGATCAATCATTTCGGTGTCGGTACCAATGCATCCTTTGAATGGGCGATTCGAATCGCTGCCAGCTTTTGCCAAACTTTACTCCGGCATGACATCGCACTCACCTTGGTGGCTGGCGATCAGCGGATTCGCCCCGTCGCCGGTGAACCGGGCCAGCAGCAACTGCTGGAACTCTTTGCTCGGCTGAAATTGCAAGATGATGGCGACTTTAGCGATGGTGGAAAAATTCCCAGCCAGACACGGGGAGATCGTTTGTCGCCAGCACTTGAGATTGTAATTACGACGGAACGAGGGATTGCCCGCTGGTCGCAGGAGCAGAGTGCGAATCGCATTGTCGTTTGCCTCCAAGTAAATGAGGGGCAACACGGTTCTACCGAGACTTGCTTACCAGTTATCGTCTCCGAATCTCTGTTTGAGAGCTTCTCGTCGCAATGGCAAGACTTCCAGCGCAGGGAGTTGGCACATGCGTAG
- a CDS encoding transglutaminase-like domain-containing protein — protein MRSEALRSSTWALAFLATLALEFARAEYEETSLLRWSITGATFAVCVLAGRFLRHDRAMSPGLGVLAACLLVVLAGLPPVYEWVSRRFFDVGESPELVQLVALRNVMLGLAAISFVPGTSRLSCAVSVFVALGALMFLGSWPGQLVLLLYGFVGMWWLLGANWERMQGHLPIASHRDFPLAASSGSVLLVVLLAVAAAALAGNSPIGSQLTGYFWGAGGNGHSDLFASRGIGNGEQLVAATQQASTFGAVESELFLDSEKPSLYDVFNDLYGDEIKRLDEVERTIALSQDVLPPQHQHATEEQQAGRTFAAVRRRRAKSEQRASAGSANSALILVEGRVPLHLRLETFASFDGRNWSHAENRIASDAISLSIVSRQEKPWVMLSQSSAESDSVNLCNPEHHVLKVIRLATNRVPTPAHLTAAHIDFVDEAGFYGWTKDDVLCLSQRTSIPSLQVIHLESRSFDIEKLTAVPFGPEPESSQRDDEIAELARMWTNGVPAGRHQIEAIVAKLNGPEFKLDPEFTAPADCQNVAAHFLFESQRGPDYLYATSAVLMLRSLGYQARLATGLYARPERYDRVRRQTPVLPNDAHVWAEVRVGSGWLTIEPTPGYTVLPPLRTWSEHATLLFSKIAIWVWNRPLLSLLIAILSVTAARLRREIIDFVLWLFWQLRCWWSPAHQVFATLWLLELRGRLAGMPRPSSTTISMWYPAIAKGISGEAFEASEQLCSRLERYLYSAAAGQHAANSPSDLETCRLVLQHLSLGAFSCARRNHFPSLNGLA, from the coding sequence ATGCGTAGTGAAGCCCTTCGCTCTTCGACCTGGGCTCTCGCTTTCTTGGCCACGCTGGCTCTCGAATTCGCACGTGCCGAGTACGAAGAAACCAGCCTGCTGCGCTGGAGTATCACTGGAGCGACGTTCGCAGTCTGCGTTTTGGCCGGTCGATTCTTGCGCCACGATCGAGCGATGTCGCCTGGTTTGGGAGTTCTCGCGGCTTGCTTGTTGGTAGTACTCGCTGGTCTGCCACCGGTGTACGAGTGGGTGTCTCGACGATTCTTTGATGTTGGGGAATCGCCTGAATTGGTGCAACTCGTCGCGCTCCGCAACGTGATGCTCGGTCTTGCAGCAATTTCATTCGTTCCCGGAACCAGTCGACTAAGCTGTGCGGTGAGTGTGTTTGTGGCCCTGGGCGCGCTGATGTTTTTGGGCAGTTGGCCCGGACAACTCGTGTTACTTTTGTACGGCTTCGTCGGCATGTGGTGGTTGCTGGGAGCGAACTGGGAAAGGATGCAAGGGCATCTCCCGATTGCTTCTCATCGCGATTTCCCACTCGCCGCCAGTTCGGGCAGCGTCCTGCTGGTCGTGCTACTCGCGGTAGCAGCGGCTGCCTTGGCGGGCAACTCTCCAATCGGCTCGCAACTCACCGGATATTTCTGGGGAGCGGGAGGTAACGGCCACAGTGATCTGTTTGCCAGTCGCGGAATTGGCAATGGTGAACAGTTAGTCGCCGCCACGCAGCAGGCCAGCACGTTTGGTGCAGTTGAGAGCGAGCTCTTCCTCGATTCTGAGAAGCCTAGCCTGTACGACGTATTTAACGATCTCTATGGCGACGAAATCAAGCGACTCGATGAAGTCGAGCGGACAATTGCACTCTCTCAAGACGTGTTACCACCTCAGCACCAGCATGCCACCGAAGAACAGCAGGCGGGACGAACTTTTGCCGCAGTTCGGCGGCGTCGAGCAAAAAGTGAGCAGCGAGCGTCCGCAGGTTCCGCCAATTCTGCGTTGATTCTGGTCGAGGGTCGGGTTCCTTTGCACCTCAGGCTAGAGACGTTCGCTTCTTTCGATGGTCGTAACTGGTCTCATGCTGAGAATCGAATCGCTTCGGACGCAATCAGCCTGTCAATCGTCTCTCGCCAGGAAAAGCCTTGGGTAATGCTCAGCCAGTCGTCGGCTGAATCTGACTCAGTCAATTTATGTAATCCAGAGCATCATGTGCTCAAGGTCATTCGGCTCGCGACGAACCGGGTTCCCACTCCTGCTCATTTGACCGCTGCCCACATCGACTTCGTGGACGAAGCTGGGTTTTACGGTTGGACGAAGGATGATGTGCTATGTCTGTCTCAGCGGACTTCAATCCCATCGCTTCAGGTCATCCACCTGGAATCGCGGTCCTTTGACATCGAGAAACTGACTGCAGTGCCTTTCGGACCAGAGCCTGAAAGCTCGCAACGCGATGACGAAATCGCAGAACTAGCGCGCATGTGGACGAACGGAGTTCCTGCAGGGCGTCATCAAATCGAAGCGATCGTTGCGAAACTCAATGGCCCTGAATTCAAGCTCGATCCGGAATTCACCGCCCCGGCCGATTGTCAAAACGTGGCAGCACATTTTCTGTTCGAGTCGCAGCGTGGTCCCGACTATCTATATGCCACGAGCGCGGTCCTGATGTTGAGATCGCTGGGTTACCAAGCCCGGCTGGCAACTGGCCTTTATGCACGGCCGGAGCGCTATGATCGCGTCCGGCGACAAACACCCGTCTTGCCGAACGATGCTCACGTCTGGGCGGAAGTGCGCGTTGGGTCAGGCTGGCTGACCATCGAGCCGACGCCCGGCTACACCGTGTTGCCCCCGCTGAGAACATGGTCGGAACATGCAACGTTGCTATTCTCGAAGATCGCGATTTGGGTTTGGAACCGGCCATTGCTTTCGTTGTTGATTGCAATTCTCTCAGTCACTGCAGCTCGCCTGCGTCGAGAAATCATCGACTTCGTTCTGTGGCTGTTCTGGCAACTCAGGTGCTGGTGGTCACCGGCTCATCAGGTCTTCGCCACTCTCTGGTTGCTGGAATTGCGTGGACGACTTGCTGGAATGCCCCGACCGTCGTCAACGACGATCTCGATGTGGTATCCCGCGATTGCCAAGGGTATCTCGGGTGAGGCATTCGAGGCGAGTGAGCAACTTTGCAGTCGGCTTGAGCGTTACTTGTATTCAGCCGCTGCAGGCCAACACGCGGCCAACTCGCCTAGCGACCTCGAAACCTGCCGTCTCGTCCTGCAACATCTGTCGCTGGGCGCTTTTAGCTGCGCTCGAAGAAATCATTTCCCCTCACTGAACGGCTTGGCATGA
- a CDS encoding AAA family ATPase, translated as MTAATQHLLKRKQSASECEHQPAIDALRRALNASLLGKEAVIELVLACLLARGHLLFDDLPGLGKTTLAKALAHAVGGRFSRVQCTPDLLPTDITGFNVFNQQSREFEFLEGPVFADVLLADEINRATPRTQSALFEAMAERQVTIDSKSRKLPDSFFVIATQNPVESHGAYALPEAQLDRFAMKLRIGYPDRASELQMLAANVGPAMRAPSSESVVTPQQLRRLQEHVASVAVSPIVAEYLLDLAQATRNHREIALGLSPRGLLTWQRVAQARAHLAGRDFVIPDDVQDVALAVLSVRLNGDHSQVSAIVKQVIASVSVPVKANFVGAR; from the coding sequence ATGACCGCTGCAACTCAACATCTACTGAAGAGAAAACAATCAGCCAGCGAATGCGAGCATCAGCCGGCGATTGACGCCCTGCGCCGAGCACTTAATGCGTCTTTGCTCGGCAAAGAGGCTGTCATCGAACTTGTCCTCGCTTGCTTACTGGCACGAGGGCACCTGCTATTTGATGACCTTCCTGGACTTGGCAAGACGACGCTTGCCAAAGCGCTCGCCCATGCCGTAGGTGGCCGCTTCTCGCGTGTGCAATGCACTCCGGACTTGCTGCCAACCGACATCACGGGTTTCAATGTCTTCAATCAGCAATCCCGAGAGTTTGAGTTCCTCGAAGGGCCCGTCTTCGCTGATGTGCTCCTGGCGGACGAAATCAATCGGGCTACGCCACGCACGCAAAGCGCTCTCTTTGAGGCGATGGCAGAACGCCAGGTCACGATCGATAGCAAGAGCAGAAAGCTTCCCGATTCATTCTTTGTCATTGCCACACAGAATCCAGTGGAAAGCCACGGTGCGTACGCACTTCCCGAGGCGCAGCTGGACCGCTTCGCGATGAAACTGCGAATCGGTTATCCCGACCGGGCGAGTGAGTTGCAAATGCTGGCCGCCAACGTCGGGCCTGCCATGCGTGCCCCTTCATCAGAATCAGTGGTTACGCCGCAGCAACTTCGCAGGCTTCAAGAGCATGTGGCCAGCGTCGCGGTTAGTCCCATCGTTGCCGAATACCTACTCGACCTGGCGCAAGCCACGCGGAATCATCGCGAGATCGCTTTAGGGTTGTCGCCCCGAGGACTGCTTACCTGGCAGCGTGTCGCACAGGCGCGAGCGCATCTTGCCGGCAGAGACTTTGTGATCCCCGATGACGTGCAAGATGTGGCGTTGGCAGTTCTCTCGGTGCGACTAAACGGCGATCACTCACAGGTCTCAGCGATTGTGAAGCAGGTTATCGCCTCGGTGTCCGTGCCAGTCAAAGCTAACTTTGTGGGAGCCCGCTGA
- a CDS encoding permease: protein MTEIFWGFILRFLQALTSAGPTILVGLIVAGVLEKLCGYEQTRRVFGGKGVKSLIIAWAWGMLLPVCSVGVIPILRVMRRSGLSGGTILAFALSAPIFNPISLLYGLTLSRPFVIVAFAACSLVVVTSVGLLWDWWFPDQQQLREPEATPAPGLKRMAAVGMTALRELTGPSLVFILIGLGCSALLAAILPHGSLQRSMNADNPWAPVTMLGVSIPIYATPMLAMSQLGSMFQHGNSTGASLVLLVFGTGLSVGTLAWITTNYGWARSAVWLALMSSSVLLLAYIVDKPLYPSDVEAADHTHAFDIYTSPFTGALVDPVDEMRMRLINSIQPYEWRVVYLLAGLLAVGLVLRRFNRAGAIDRWLQQQPETSGKSLDVAIPAPVLGGIAIVALIGFSIAGCYIYYPPPSVVFEELEQVRVGAIYAARHGEVRQAEHHIALWDEWSRKLEVGVYLRTFAVRDFQAMKGRILREKLELLRHEIEDGDRAAVDAMLREVQQSQSRWQQAFTPTTAAQRS from the coding sequence ATGACTGAAATCTTTTGGGGCTTCATCCTGCGTTTTCTGCAAGCTCTGACGTCAGCGGGACCAACCATTTTGGTCGGCCTGATCGTGGCGGGCGTGCTGGAAAAATTGTGTGGCTACGAGCAAACTCGCCGGGTCTTCGGTGGCAAGGGAGTGAAGTCCCTGATTATTGCGTGGGCTTGGGGCATGTTGTTGCCGGTTTGCTCCGTCGGAGTGATTCCGATTCTGCGAGTCATGCGCCGGTCTGGTTTGTCGGGCGGGACGATTCTGGCATTTGCGTTATCCGCCCCCATCTTTAACCCCATTTCGCTGTTGTATGGACTCACTCTCTCCAGACCTTTTGTGATCGTCGCGTTCGCCGCTTGCTCGCTGGTGGTCGTAACGAGCGTTGGATTGTTGTGGGACTGGTGGTTTCCAGATCAACAACAATTGCGAGAGCCGGAAGCAACACCAGCGCCTGGCCTTAAAAGAATGGCAGCCGTCGGCATGACTGCCCTGCGAGAATTGACGGGCCCATCACTGGTATTCATTTTAATCGGCTTGGGCTGTTCGGCCCTGTTGGCAGCCATCTTGCCGCACGGCTCGCTGCAGCGTTCGATGAACGCCGACAATCCCTGGGCACCTGTCACCATGCTCGGCGTTTCGATCCCGATCTATGCTACTCCCATGTTGGCCATGAGCCAGTTGGGATCGATGTTCCAGCATGGTAACTCAACTGGCGCATCGTTGGTGTTATTGGTGTTCGGTACGGGCTTGAGTGTCGGAACACTCGCATGGATCACTACGAACTACGGTTGGGCGAGGAGTGCTGTCTGGCTTGCGCTCATGTCATCCAGTGTGCTGCTACTGGCCTACATCGTTGACAAACCTCTCTACCCCAGCGATGTGGAAGCTGCCGATCACACCCATGCGTTTGATATTTACACCTCTCCGTTCACGGGAGCACTAGTCGACCCGGTCGACGAAATGCGAATGCGGCTGATCAATTCCATACAGCCCTATGAATGGCGGGTTGTTTACTTACTGGCGGGATTGCTGGCGGTGGGGCTAGTCCTGCGACGTTTCAATCGCGCCGGCGCCATCGATCGGTGGCTACAACAGCAACCAGAAACGTCGGGCAAGAGCTTAGACGTCGCGATCCCCGCACCAGTTCTCGGTGGCATTGCGATCGTTGCGCTCATCGGCTTTAGCATCGCTGGTTGCTACATCTACTATCCGCCTCCGAGCGTCGTGTTCGAGGAGCTAGAACAAGTACGCGTGGGTGCGATCTACGCTGCGCGACATGGCGAAGTGCGGCAGGCCGAGCATCACATCGCTCTTTGGGACGAATGGTCCCGAAAGCTCGAAGTTGGGGTTTACCTGCGAACTTTCGCAGTCAGAGACTTTCAGGCTATGAAGGGGCGCATTCTGCGAGAGAAACTCGAACTATTGCGCCATGAGATCGAAGACGGCGATCGGGCTGCGGTGGATGCTATGTTACGCGAAGTCCAGCAATCTCAAAGTCGTTGGCAGCAAGCGTTCACACCAACTACAGCCGCTCAGCGATCGTGA
- a CDS encoding Fur family transcriptional regulator → MSLEGRAKDSRSRWRALLRERGLKCTEQRLAVLQTLETATAPLSHRDLLDRLDEYQWDSTTVFRNLVNLSEAGIVSRLDLGDHTWRFELLVTIERETPRHAHFLCISCGAIECLADFPLAETTSQLHFAVGRRSIDDVLVKGRCTICVKN, encoded by the coding sequence GTGTCTCTTGAAGGTAGAGCCAAGGACTCGCGCTCTCGCTGGCGCGCATTGCTCCGCGAAAGGGGGCTCAAATGCACCGAGCAAAGGTTGGCAGTCCTGCAAACACTGGAGACCGCAACTGCTCCCCTGTCGCATCGCGACCTGCTCGACCGACTCGACGAATACCAGTGGGATTCAACGACGGTGTTTCGCAATCTGGTGAATCTCAGCGAAGCGGGAATTGTCTCCCGGCTCGATTTAGGCGATCACACTTGGCGATTTGAACTTCTTGTAACGATCGAGCGCGAAACGCCTCGCCATGCTCATTTTCTCTGCATTAGTTGTGGAGCCATCGAATGCCTGGCAGATTTTCCCCTGGCAGAGACCACGAGCCAGTTGCATTTTGCAGTCGGCCGGCGCTCCATTGACGATGTCCTCGTCAAAGGGCGCTGTACAATCTGCGTGAAGAACTGA